In the Pseudomonas sp. ADAK2 genome, one interval contains:
- a CDS encoding alpha-xenorhabdolysin family binary toxin subunit A → MDFNMDNKIVEAATKAPAMFVDASLGEGDEYNRQPGIQLTKEQIISLRKYETLGLSLPVRLQDVVAYLNYGAGDDGGVGLKATDFLDTFTTTYDHAKRWSPLREKIMLTGNDLKIFGGSIIRIGNGIVEIYEDLKASKYLEEYDITTPEEYQKLRRQIPNLPDLGLPAGDVPEIKSYLNDMLAKVKQCHDKAERVRVELDSFGTDMRAKVLPGITLRLQFISKNTYQADIQVLQKDIDQRAADIDELNKQYDQLVQEAIKSAATLNIGGLILGIYQGVKAEKIRKERNSLKEAQQAANQKMAGKNQTLSSLNKVRDDLQNLSYVAIEAEVATQNLMLVWNSLSDYIVASVQEVNKLNEAVSLRKFKNQIVNITAPWERIKASSDQLLGVFAEADKEYERNRSGMEVKRGMSLLSGQSGDTSFNVVNLRAHNGVMQQNNASAQMLFQQFDYVSGAVGTMNDLAATINKVTFDVRNLAQANRIYLERAAEKLKVFQGDLGNPKEDDEIHQDMEDELKAVFSKLSDKTADLKSIHKSISTSYDRGASMEWVQTLQQDRVSDEQLKKVAEEKLDALKVQMKSVSEAIDLIGKAGVEKIGEEAKLSLESFKALGLAPPQVQIALLAIDTLKKMISGIGEAVSFLNMLAGYNRLKEKASDLRMQADRYTKAIARIDGRIELVKTLDELDDQRWDYVSEFSNLVADFEKISSDFKQDKSIAVEDRAGAAIARIANVIKYLNTVQR, encoded by the coding sequence ATGGATTTCAATATGGATAATAAAATCGTCGAGGCCGCTACTAAAGCGCCTGCGATGTTTGTGGACGCATCGCTCGGCGAAGGTGATGAATATAACCGGCAGCCCGGAATACAACTGACCAAAGAGCAAATTATCAGTCTGAGAAAGTATGAAACTTTAGGGTTGTCTCTGCCCGTCAGGCTACAAGATGTCGTTGCGTATCTAAACTATGGCGCAGGTGATGACGGCGGTGTGGGGCTTAAAGCTACAGACTTTCTGGACACGTTCACAACGACGTATGATCATGCCAAGCGCTGGTCGCCATTGCGCGAAAAAATAATGCTGACAGGCAATGACCTGAAGATTTTTGGTGGCAGCATTATCAGGATTGGCAACGGAATTGTAGAGATCTATGAAGATCTCAAAGCATCGAAATACCTCGAAGAGTACGACATTACAACGCCGGAGGAGTATCAGAAACTCAGGCGTCAAATTCCGAATCTTCCCGATCTCGGTCTACCTGCGGGAGATGTACCGGAAATCAAGTCTTACCTCAATGACATGCTGGCAAAGGTCAAGCAATGCCATGATAAAGCCGAGCGGGTGAGAGTAGAGCTGGATAGCTTTGGTACCGATATGCGCGCAAAAGTGCTGCCGGGAATCACGTTGCGATTGCAATTTATCTCAAAAAATACATACCAGGCAGATATTCAGGTCCTGCAAAAGGACATTGATCAGCGCGCGGCTGATATTGACGAACTCAATAAACAGTACGATCAACTTGTCCAGGAAGCGATCAAATCGGCAGCGACGCTTAATATCGGCGGGTTGATTCTCGGGATCTATCAGGGCGTCAAGGCTGAAAAAATTCGCAAGGAACGCAATAGCCTGAAGGAAGCGCAACAAGCAGCCAATCAAAAAATGGCCGGTAAAAACCAGACATTGAGTTCGTTGAACAAGGTACGTGATGATCTTCAGAACTTGAGCTACGTTGCGATCGAAGCTGAAGTCGCGACTCAAAACCTGATGCTGGTGTGGAATTCGCTGAGTGATTACATTGTTGCATCCGTGCAAGAGGTCAATAAGCTGAACGAGGCGGTGTCCCTGAGAAAGTTTAAAAACCAGATAGTCAATATCACTGCACCTTGGGAACGTATAAAAGCAAGTTCCGATCAGCTGCTGGGTGTGTTTGCAGAAGCTGACAAAGAATACGAAAGGAATCGGTCGGGTATGGAAGTTAAAAGAGGTATGAGTTTGTTATCGGGTCAATCGGGCGATACATCGTTCAATGTGGTTAATCTGCGCGCTCATAATGGCGTGATGCAGCAGAACAACGCCAGCGCGCAAATGTTGTTCCAGCAATTTGATTACGTGTCCGGCGCGGTGGGGACAATGAATGATCTGGCAGCGACTATCAATAAGGTTACCTTCGATGTACGTAACCTCGCCCAGGCAAACCGTATCTATCTGGAAAGAGCAGCGGAAAAACTAAAGGTTTTTCAGGGTGATCTCGGGAATCCGAAGGAGGATGACGAGATTCATCAGGACATGGAAGATGAGCTCAAAGCTGTATTTTCCAAACTGTCCGATAAAACCGCAGATCTAAAAAGTATCCACAAGAGTATCAGCACCTCGTATGACAGGGGCGCGTCAATGGAGTGGGTTCAAACGCTGCAACAGGATCGGGTATCCGATGAGCAGCTCAAAAAAGTTGCCGAAGAAAAACTCGATGCATTGAAAGTGCAGATGAAGTCAGTTTCCGAAGCGATTGATCTGATCGGGAAGGCCGGCGTCGAGAAAATTGGTGAGGAGGCGAAGTTATCGCTGGAAAGCTTCAAGGCACTGGGTTTGGCACCACCGCAGGTTCAAATCGCATTGTTGGCCATTGATACGCTGAAAAAAATGATTTCCGGGATTGGCGAAGCCGTTTCTTTTCTCAATATGTTGGCGGGGTACAACCGGCTGAAAGAAAAAGCTAGCGACTTGCGAATGCAGGCTGATAGGTACACCAAAGCTATTGCCCGAATTGATGGGCGGATCGAATTGGTTAAAACACTTGACGAGTTGGACGACCAGCGTTGGGACTATGTGAGCGAATTTTCGAATCTGGTGGCCGATTTTGAAAAAATCTCCAGCGATTTCAAACAAGATAAGTCGATCGCCGTTGAGGACCGAGCGGGTGCCGCCATTGCCCGTATTGCAAATGTTATTAAATATTTGAACACCGTTCAGCGCTAA
- a CDS encoding tetratricopeptide repeat protein has protein sequence MSYQLRREEVLDGDRLKAMLEESPARAAQAILIAAREGVLDAQALLGQILLDGQGIEQDQPLAVRWFEIAAKGGHLMARNMLGRCHEHGWGCAADAAIAVRHYRLAAEAGLDWAMYNYANLLATGRGVAKDQAQALAMYRRAAELRHAKSMNLLGRYLEEGHHCPQDLLAAREWYRRSAEAGDFRGQFSYATVLAEEGQVDEALGWLRMALAGANVNFLRVSSESLLSANHPQIREMANAYRQRLSQLIAL, from the coding sequence ATGAGTTATCAACTGCGCCGCGAGGAAGTCCTCGACGGTGATCGGCTCAAGGCCATGCTCGAAGAAAGTCCGGCGCGGGCGGCCCAGGCGATTCTGATCGCGGCGCGCGAAGGTGTGCTTGATGCCCAGGCGCTGCTTGGGCAGATCCTGCTGGACGGGCAGGGCATCGAACAGGATCAGCCGCTGGCTGTGCGCTGGTTCGAGATTGCGGCCAAGGGCGGGCACCTGATGGCGCGCAACATGCTCGGTCGTTGTCATGAGCATGGCTGGGGTTGTGCGGCGGATGCGGCGATTGCAGTGCGACATTATCGACTGGCGGCAGAAGCGGGACTGGATTGGGCGATGTACAACTACGCCAATCTGTTGGCCACCGGGCGCGGGGTCGCTAAGGACCAGGCGCAAGCACTGGCGATGTATCGCCGTGCCGCTGAACTGCGCCACGCCAAATCCATGAACCTGTTGGGCCGTTACCTGGAAGAAGGACACCATTGCCCGCAGGATCTTCTTGCGGCTCGGGAATGGTATCGACGCTCGGCCGAGGCCGGGGATTTTCGTGGGCAATTCAGTTATGCCACGGTACTGGCCGAGGAAGGTCAAGTCGATGAAGCGCTGGGCTGGTTGCGCATGGCGCTGGCCGGCGCAAACGTGAATTTCTTGCGGGTCAGCAGCGAGTCATTGCTCAGTGCAAATCATCCACAAATCCGTGAGATGGCTAATGCATATCGGCAACGGCTATCGCAGTTGATCGCGTTGTAA
- a CDS encoding Fe2+-dependent dioxygenase, which produces MLLHIPGVFAKEEVQRIREALEQADWADGKITAGFQSAKAKHNLQLPEGHPLAKEIGAAMLERLWKNPQFMSAALPHKVFPPLLNCYTAGGSFDFHIDNAVRQPQGSIERVRTDLSATLFFSEPDDYDGGELEIQDTFGTQRVKLPAGDMVLYPGSSLHKVNAVTRGTRYASFFWTQSLVREDSQRALLFEMDGAIQQLTQDLPDHPSLIRLTGTYHNLLRRWVEV; this is translated from the coding sequence ATGTTGCTGCACATTCCCGGCGTGTTCGCGAAAGAAGAAGTGCAGCGTATCCGCGAGGCCCTGGAACAGGCTGATTGGGCGGACGGCAAGATCACCGCCGGCTTCCAGTCAGCCAAGGCCAAGCACAATCTGCAACTGCCGGAAGGTCATCCACTGGCCAAGGAAATCGGCGCGGCCATGCTTGAGCGGCTGTGGAAAAATCCGCAATTCATGTCGGCCGCGCTGCCGCACAAAGTCTTCCCGCCGTTGCTGAACTGTTACACGGCGGGCGGCAGCTTCGATTTCCACATCGACAACGCGGTGCGCCAGCCCCAGGGCAGCATCGAGCGGGTACGCACTGACCTGTCGGCCACGCTGTTCTTCAGCGAGCCGGATGACTACGACGGCGGCGAGCTGGAAATCCAGGACACCTTCGGCACCCAGCGCGTGAAGTTGCCCGCCGGCGACATGGTGCTGTATCCCGGAAGCAGCCTGCACAAGGTCAACGCCGTCACTCGTGGTACGCGTTACGCGTCGTTCTTCTGGACCCAAAGCCTGGTCCGCGAAGACAGCCAGCGCGCCTTGCTGTTCGAGATGGACGGGGCGATCCAGCAACTGACCCAAGACCTGCCCGACCACCCTTCGCTGATCCGCCTCACTGGCACCTATCACAACCTGCTGCGCCGCTGGGTCGAGGTATGA
- a CDS encoding TonB-dependent receptor, with protein sequence MSRQQPQLPVSSPRLLASAIGMAITAGSAGHMVFAAEKTDEKAPGNAISLDATSVVGEQEDTSYKTDTSASKKYTAPLRETPKSVTVIPQQVIRDTGATSLVDALRTTPGITFGAGEGGNPAGDRPIIRGFNAESDTFVDGMRDPASQSREIFNVESIEISKGPGSAFTGAGSTGGSLNLVSKTAKLGNFYNGGFTWGSDQTKRTTLDLNQQINDTSAFRLNLMKHEANVAGRDAVDVSRWGVAPTFSFGLGTDTRVTVGYYHVETDDMPDYGIPLTSSANRSKYHVDKPANVNKDNFYGLTGRDYRQTENDSGTIKIEHDLNDDLTVSNSFRMSRSTLDYIVTNPDDSKGNVANGSVYRGSKNRNSTSSGWVNQTDLSAKFNTGAIEHSLVTGLEFSYQDTHNRPYILTSTASGTTCNRALFNAGDCTNLYKPTPGDNWSGSIKDSNAFTDTDTKTAAAYVFDTLKLNEQWSLNLGLRYDNYQTESSGYANAGRSSPAGSFSRENTSDLVNYQIGVVYNPLPNGSVYAAYSTSSNPAGETSGNGGLELAANNSDLDPEKNRNYEIGTKWDFFGDDLSLTAALFRTEKTNARIDDPDGATTQVLDGEQTVNGLELTYTGKLTRNWKVFGGYTYMESEVVKTTLAADKGNHMPSTPRNNFTLWSTYDLIPEKLTIGGGATFVDSQFGNVANSVEIPSYWRYDAMASYALTKNVDLQLNVQNLTDKRYFDQVFQTHYAHVAAGRTALLSANFHF encoded by the coding sequence ATGTCACGCCAACAACCACAATTGCCGGTCAGTTCACCACGTTTGCTCGCGTCTGCCATAGGCATGGCTATCACTGCGGGCTCTGCGGGCCACATGGTTTTCGCCGCTGAAAAGACCGACGAAAAAGCACCGGGCAATGCGATTTCCCTCGACGCCACCAGCGTTGTTGGCGAGCAGGAAGACACCTCCTACAAAACCGATACCTCGGCCTCCAAGAAGTACACCGCGCCACTGCGCGAAACGCCGAAAAGCGTCACCGTGATCCCGCAACAAGTGATCCGCGACACCGGCGCCACCAGCCTGGTTGACGCATTGCGCACCACGCCGGGCATCACCTTCGGTGCCGGCGAAGGTGGCAACCCGGCCGGCGACCGCCCGATCATTCGTGGCTTCAACGCTGAAAGCGACACCTTCGTCGACGGCATGCGCGACCCGGCGTCCCAGAGCCGCGAGATTTTCAACGTTGAATCGATTGAGATCAGCAAAGGCCCTGGCTCGGCCTTCACCGGCGCCGGTTCCACCGGTGGCAGCCTGAACCTGGTGAGCAAGACCGCCAAACTCGGCAACTTCTACAACGGCGGCTTCACCTGGGGCTCGGACCAGACCAAGCGCACCACCCTGGACCTGAATCAGCAGATCAACGACACCTCGGCCTTCCGCCTGAACCTGATGAAGCACGAAGCCAACGTTGCCGGCCGTGATGCCGTGGACGTCAGCCGCTGGGGCGTGGCGCCGACTTTCTCCTTCGGCCTGGGCACCGACACCCGCGTGACCGTCGGTTACTACCACGTCGAAACCGATGACATGCCGGACTACGGCATACCGCTGACCTCCAGCGCCAACCGCAGCAAGTACCACGTCGACAAACCGGCCAACGTCAATAAAGACAATTTCTACGGCCTCACCGGTCGCGACTATCGCCAGACCGAAAACGACAGCGGCACGATCAAGATCGAACACGATCTGAATGACGACCTGACCGTTTCCAACAGCTTCCGCATGTCCCGCTCGACCCTCGACTACATCGTCACCAACCCGGACGACAGCAAGGGCAACGTGGCTAACGGCAGTGTGTACCGTGGCTCGAAAAACCGTAACTCGACGTCCAGCGGCTGGGTCAACCAGACCGACCTGAGCGCCAAGTTCAACACCGGCGCCATCGAACACAGCCTGGTCACCGGTCTGGAGTTTTCCTATCAGGACACCCACAACCGTCCGTACATCCTGACCTCGACCGCCAGCGGCACCACCTGCAACCGCGCGCTGTTCAACGCCGGCGACTGCACCAATCTGTACAAGCCGACGCCTGGGGATAACTGGTCGGGTTCCATCAAAGACAGCAATGCCTTCACCGACACCGACACCAAGACCGCTGCGGCTTACGTGTTTGACACCCTGAAATTGAACGAGCAATGGTCGCTGAACCTGGGCCTGCGCTACGACAACTACCAGACCGAATCCAGCGGCTATGCCAACGCTGGCCGTAGTTCGCCAGCGGGCAGTTTCTCCCGGGAGAACACCAGCGACCTGGTCAACTACCAGATCGGCGTGGTCTACAACCCGTTGCCGAACGGCAGCGTGTACGCGGCCTACTCCACCTCCAGCAACCCGGCCGGCGAAACCAGCGGTAACGGCGGCCTGGAACTGGCGGCGAACAACAGCGACCTGGACCCGGAAAAGAACCGCAACTACGAGATCGGCACCAAGTGGGATTTCTTCGGTGACGACTTGTCGCTGACCGCTGCGCTGTTCCGCACCGAGAAAACCAACGCCCGTATCGACGATCCGGACGGCGCCACCACCCAGGTGCTGGACGGCGAACAAACCGTCAACGGTCTGGAACTGACCTACACCGGCAAGCTGACCCGTAACTGGAAAGTCTTCGGCGGCTACACCTATATGGAAAGCGAAGTGGTCAAGACCACCCTCGCCGCCGACAAAGGCAACCACATGCCGAGCACGCCACGGAACAACTTCACCCTGTGGTCGACCTACGACCTGATCCCGGAGAAGTTGACCATTGGCGGCGGCGCGACCTTCGTCGACTCGCAGTTCGGCAACGTCGCCAACTCGGTGGAGATCCCGTCCTACTGGCGCTACGACGCGATGGCCAGCTACGCGCTGACCAAGAACGTCGACCTGCAACTCAACGTGCAGAACCTGACCGACAAGCGTTACTTCGACCAGGTGTTCCAGACGCACTACGCCCACGTGGCGGCGGGTCGTACTGCCCTGCTGAGCGCGAACTTCCACTTCTAA
- a CDS encoding PepSY domain-containing protein, whose product MLKKTLFQLHWFFGISAGLVLALMGITGAAYSFQDEILRALNPTVLQVEKQVAGVLPPAELVEHIEAASGKKVSMLWVETDSGNAARVIFTPPPGERRGEMRYFDPYTAEFLGDATGQDFFGFMLQLHRFLAMGDTGRQITGACTLILVFFCLSGLYLRWPRQWNKWRAWLTLDWKKKGRSFNWDLHSVAGTWCMLFYLLAALTGLSWSYEWYNKGLTKLLSDAPQNERVRNRGPAPSGPAPTADYAAMWSSIYSAAGPNLSAYNIRMPPLAGQPATVFYLLNTSPHDRALNEISLDPATGIVKRHDRYSDKSFKAQLLTSIYALHTGSYFGIVGRIILTVTALTMPLFFITGWLLYLDRRRKKRQIKDARKGLVQPGSDAPTWLIGFASQSGFAEQLAWQTAGQLQAAGLPVKVQPLATVSEQDLQDSDNALFVVSTFGDGEAPDSARGFERKVLGRALSLESLNYAVLGLGDRQYQHFCGFARRLHTWLGEHGGKTLFAPVEVDSGDPYALRHWQQQLGLLTGQAPVDTWQAPSYDNWTLSRRELLNPDSSGSPVYMIGLMAPSTSSWLAGDLVEVMPRNCPWAIEHFLDGLGIDGRASVELDGLSQPLDQALASRQLPENRAHLVGLHAQALVQALVPLAMREYSIASIAADGVLELIVRQELHPDGSLGIGSGWLTEHAPVGGSISLRVRRNSGFHLPVEPVPMILLGNGTGLAGLRSLLKARIADGQQRHWLLFGERNRQHDFLCRDELEGWLIEGDLERLDLAFSRDQAEKIYVQDRLRESAVELKKWLAEGAVIYICGSLQGMASGVDHALNEILGIEEVDRLIEQGRYRRDVY is encoded by the coding sequence GTGTTGAAGAAAACCCTGTTCCAGTTGCACTGGTTTTTTGGCATCAGTGCCGGGTTGGTGCTGGCCCTGATGGGCATCACCGGTGCTGCCTATTCGTTTCAGGATGAAATCCTGCGGGCGCTGAATCCTACTGTGCTGCAGGTGGAGAAACAGGTCGCCGGTGTGCTGCCGCCAGCGGAACTGGTTGAACACATCGAAGCCGCCTCAGGCAAGAAAGTCTCGATGCTCTGGGTCGAAACCGACAGCGGCAACGCCGCACGGGTGATCTTCACTCCGCCACCGGGCGAGCGTCGCGGCGAGATGCGTTACTTCGACCCGTACACCGCCGAGTTTCTGGGCGACGCCACGGGCCAGGACTTCTTCGGCTTTATGTTGCAGTTGCACCGCTTCCTCGCGATGGGCGACACCGGGCGGCAGATCACGGGTGCCTGTACGCTGATCCTGGTGTTCTTCTGCCTGTCCGGCCTCTATCTGCGCTGGCCGCGCCAATGGAATAAATGGCGCGCCTGGCTGACCCTCGACTGGAAGAAAAAGGGTCGCAGCTTTAATTGGGACCTGCACTCGGTGGCGGGCACCTGGTGCATGTTGTTTTACCTGTTGGCCGCGCTGACCGGGTTGTCCTGGTCCTACGAGTGGTACAACAAGGGCCTGACAAAATTACTGTCCGACGCGCCGCAAAACGAGCGGGTGCGCAACCGCGGCCCGGCGCCAAGTGGCCCGGCGCCGACCGCCGATTACGCCGCGATGTGGAGCAGCATCTACAGCGCCGCCGGTCCGAACCTGTCCGCCTACAACATCCGCATGCCGCCACTGGCCGGGCAACCGGCGACCGTGTTCTACCTGTTGAATACCTCGCCCCATGACCGCGCGCTGAACGAGATCAGCCTCGATCCGGCCACCGGCATCGTCAAACGTCACGACCGCTACAGCGACAAGAGCTTCAAGGCGCAACTGCTCACCAGCATTTATGCGCTGCACACGGGCAGTTATTTCGGCATCGTCGGGCGGATCATTCTGACCGTCACCGCGCTGACCATGCCGCTGTTTTTCATCACGGGTTGGTTGCTGTACCTGGATCGTCGGCGCAAGAAACGTCAGATCAAGGATGCGCGCAAAGGCCTTGTGCAACCGGGCAGCGACGCGCCGACGTGGTTGATCGGTTTCGCCAGCCAGAGCGGTTTTGCCGAGCAACTGGCCTGGCAGACCGCCGGGCAATTGCAGGCCGCCGGATTGCCGGTGAAGGTCCAGCCGCTGGCCACTGTCAGCGAGCAGGATTTGCAGGATTCGGACAACGCGTTGTTCGTGGTCAGCACCTTCGGCGACGGCGAAGCGCCGGACAGCGCCCGCGGTTTCGAACGCAAAGTGCTGGGCCGGGCGTTGAGTCTGGAAAGTTTGAATTATGCGGTGCTCGGTCTAGGTGACCGCCAGTATCAACACTTCTGCGGCTTCGCCCGCCGCTTGCACACCTGGCTCGGCGAACACGGCGGCAAGACCCTGTTTGCCCCGGTGGAAGTCGACAGCGGCGACCCTTACGCCTTGCGTCACTGGCAGCAGCAACTCGGCCTGCTGACCGGACAGGCGCCCGTAGACACCTGGCAAGCGCCCAGCTACGACAACTGGACCTTGTCCCGGCGCGAACTGCTGAACCCGGACAGCAGCGGTTCGCCGGTGTACATGATCGGCCTCATGGCCCCGAGCACCAGCAGTTGGCTGGCGGGTGACCTGGTGGAAGTCATGCCGCGCAATTGCCCGTGGGCGATCGAGCATTTCCTCGATGGCCTGGGGATTGATGGTCGCGCCAGTGTTGAACTCGATGGCCTCTCGCAACCGCTGGACCAGGCGCTCGCCAGTCGCCAATTGCCCGAGAACCGCGCGCACTTGGTCGGCCTGCACGCCCAGGCACTGGTGCAGGCGTTGGTGCCGTTGGCGATGCGCGAATACTCCATCGCCTCGATCGCCGCTGACGGCGTGCTCGAACTGATCGTGCGTCAGGAACTGCACCCCGACGGCAGCCTCGGCATCGGCTCCGGTTGGCTGACCGAACACGCGCCCGTGGGCGGCAGCATCAGCCTGCGCGTGCGGCGCAATAGCGGTTTCCATCTGCCGGTCGAACCGGTGCCGATGATCCTGCTGGGCAACGGTACGGGCCTGGCCGGGCTGCGCAGCTTGCTCAAGGCACGGATTGCCGACGGGCAGCAGCGGCACTGGTTGCTGTTTGGCGAGCGCAATCGCCAGCATGACTTCCTGTGTCGCGATGAGCTGGAAGGCTGGTTGATCGAGGGTGATCTGGAACGACTGGACCTGGCGTTTTCACGGGATCAGGCCGAGAAGATTTATGTGCAGGACCGCCTGCGTGAATCGGCCGTCGAGCTGAAGAAATGGCTGGCCGAGGGTGCGGTGATTTACATCTGCGGCAGCTTGCAGGGGATGGCGTCGGGGGTGGATCACGCGCTGAACGAAATACTCGGGATCGAAGAGGTCGACCGTTTGATCGAACAAGGCCGCTACCGCCGCGACGTCTACTGA
- a CDS encoding alkaline phosphatase D family protein, which translates to MSEFNLGRRRVMQAVGAGLLLPSLAPAVIASVKDRPQLTDGVQSGDLQGDRAMVWSRSDRPARMVVEWDTRSLFTNPRRFVSPLADARTDFTARVELTGLPADQAIFYRVHFEDAQNGTSSEPWFGHLRSVPTARRDIRFVWSGDTVGQGFGINPDIGGMRIYEAMRLRLPDFFIHSGDTIYADGPVPAQLTTESGRVWRNITSEAKSKVAETLDEYRGNYRYNLMDENIRRFNAEVPQIWQWDDHEVVNNWSPGKQLDERYKSKDIHSLVGRARQAWLEYAPMRLQSADNGGRIYRQLSYGPLLDVFVLDMRSYRGANDDNLGGEKPFLGREQLDWLKASLKASKAQWKVIAADMPIGLGVPDGEVSPGVARWEAVANGDPGPAQGRELEIAELLGFLRKQQVRNFVFLTADVHYCAAHHYHPDRAAFQDFEPFWEFVAGPLNAGSFGPNPLDKTFGPEVVFEKAPPAQNTSPFAGFQFFGEVNIEGLTGEMSVVLRDLDGVSVFEQTLQPV; encoded by the coding sequence ATGAGCGAATTCAACCTCGGTCGCCGGCGTGTCATGCAAGCGGTCGGCGCCGGTTTGTTGCTGCCCAGCCTGGCCCCGGCGGTAATCGCCTCGGTCAAGGATCGGCCGCAACTCACCGACGGCGTGCAGTCCGGCGACTTGCAGGGCGACCGGGCGATGGTCTGGAGCCGCAGCGACCGTCCTGCGCGCATGGTGGTGGAATGGGACACCCGCAGCCTGTTCACCAACCCGCGTCGTTTCGTCTCGCCTTTGGCTGATGCCCGCACCGATTTCACCGCCCGGGTCGAACTCACCGGCCTGCCCGCCGACCAGGCGATTTTTTACCGCGTGCACTTTGAAGATGCCCAGAACGGCACAAGCAGCGAACCCTGGTTCGGCCACTTGCGCAGCGTGCCGACGGCCCGGCGCGACATTCGTTTTGTGTGGAGCGGCGACACCGTCGGCCAGGGCTTCGGCATCAACCCGGACATCGGCGGCATGCGCATCTACGAAGCCATGCGCCTGCGCCTGCCGGATTTCTTTATACACAGCGGCGACACCATCTACGCCGACGGCCCGGTGCCGGCACAGCTCACCACCGAGAGTGGCCGGGTGTGGCGCAACATCACCAGCGAAGCCAAGAGCAAAGTCGCGGAAACTCTGGACGAATATCGCGGCAATTATCGCTACAACCTGATGGACGAAAACATCCGCCGCTTCAACGCCGAAGTCCCACAGATCTGGCAGTGGGACGACCACGAAGTGGTGAACAACTGGTCGCCGGGCAAGCAACTTGATGAGCGCTACAAGAGCAAAGATATCCACAGCCTGGTCGGCCGCGCACGCCAGGCCTGGCTCGAATACGCGCCGATGCGTTTGCAGAGTGCCGACAATGGCGGGCGGATTTATCGCCAGCTCAGTTATGGGCCGCTGCTCGATGTGTTCGTGCTTGATATGCGCAGTTATCGCGGGGCGAATGACGACAACTTGGGCGGCGAGAAACCGTTCCTCGGTCGTGAACAACTCGACTGGCTGAAGGCTTCGTTGAAAGCCTCAAAGGCGCAATGGAAAGTCATCGCTGCCGACATGCCGATTGGTCTCGGTGTGCCCGACGGTGAAGTCAGCCCAGGTGTCGCCCGCTGGGAAGCGGTAGCCAATGGTGATCCGGGACCGGCTCAGGGCCGTGAACTGGAAATCGCTGAGTTGCTGGGCTTTCTGCGCAAGCAGCAGGTACGTAATTTCGTGTTCCTGACCGCGGATGTGCATTACTGCGCGGCGCATCATTACCACCCGGATCGCGCCGCGTTTCAGGATTTCGAACCGTTCTGGGAGTTTGTCGCCGGGCCGTTGAATGCCGGGAGCTTCGGGCCCAATCCGCTGGACAAAACCTTTGGCCCCGAGGTGGTGTTCGAGAAAGCACCGCCAGCGCAAAACACCTCGCCGTTTGCCGGATTTCAGTTTTTTGGCGAGGTGAATATCGAGGGGCTGACGGGGGAGATGAGCGTGGTGTTGCGGGATCTGGATGGGGTGAGTGTGTTTGAGCAGACGTTGCAGCCGGTTTGA